From a single Natronocella acetinitrilica genomic region:
- a CDS encoding c-type cytochrome — MSRLFSITLSAAIALGASAAAQAVDRGDPTRGAELAEAQCLQCHSADAIRGNREWPEIRGQYAEYLLQSLRDYKSGRRDNAIMRGQVEGLSLQDKRDLASWFSRQEGGLYTPRRP; from the coding sequence ATGAGCAGACTGTTTTCGATCACTTTATCGGCGGCTATCGCGTTGGGCGCCAGCGCCGCCGCCCAGGCAGTTGATCGCGGCGACCCGACCCGGGGTGCTGAGCTGGCCGAGGCACAGTGCCTGCAATGCCACTCCGCCGATGCGATCAGGGGAAATCGCGAGTGGCCTGAGATCAGAGGCCAGTACGCCGAATATCTTCTCCAGTCACTGCGGGACTACAAGAGCGGCCGGCGCGATAACGCGATCATGCGTGGCCAGGTTGAGGGTTTGTCGCTGCAGGATAAACGCGACCTGGCGTCCTGGTTCTCGCGTCAGGAAGGCGGGCTCTACACGCCCCGACGCCCCTGA
- a CDS encoding SDR family oxidoreductase has product MKLLIAGCGELGITLGLRLCAAGHTVHGLRRRGDRIPAPIQPIIADLADPATLTALPPSVDSLVYTATPGAFSDSGYEAAYVNGLRNILDALPDAGRQLQRAIFVSSTSVYGDVEGDWVTEDTPTRPTSFSGRRLLQAEAIALGLPQGLVVRFGGIYGPGRERMLRKVRNAEPVSAEPPRWTNRIHRDDCVGVLEHLLHLQNPESVYLGVDDHPCPMHEVTDWLATQLALPKPPRGDASEATARGGNKRCSNRRLRVSGYRFVHPDFRSGYGEMLRQASTDDDAPPPA; this is encoded by the coding sequence ATGAAGTTGTTGATCGCCGGCTGCGGCGAACTCGGTATCACGCTCGGCCTGCGCTTGTGCGCCGCCGGTCACACCGTCCATGGCCTGCGCCGGCGGGGGGATCGCATTCCGGCCCCCATACAGCCCATTATCGCCGACCTGGCCGATCCGGCGACATTGACAGCACTCCCGCCATCCGTGGATAGCCTGGTCTACACGGCAACACCCGGCGCCTTCAGCGATTCAGGCTACGAGGCTGCCTACGTGAACGGTCTGCGCAACATTCTGGACGCGCTACCCGACGCCGGCCGTCAGCTGCAACGTGCGATCTTCGTGTCCAGCACATCGGTCTACGGCGATGTAGAAGGTGACTGGGTCACTGAAGATACGCCGACACGACCCACCAGTTTTTCGGGTCGCCGACTTCTGCAGGCCGAAGCGATTGCACTCGGACTTCCCCAGGGCCTCGTGGTGCGATTCGGCGGAATTTATGGCCCCGGGCGGGAGCGCATGCTGCGCAAGGTGCGCAATGCCGAACCGGTATCTGCCGAGCCGCCGCGCTGGACCAATCGCATTCATCGCGACGACTGCGTCGGCGTGCTGGAACACCTGCTGCACTTGCAGAACCCGGAGTCAGTCTATCTCGGTGTGGACGACCACCCCTGCCCAATGCATGAAGTCACGGACTGGCTGGCCACGCAACTGGCGCTACCCAAACCGCCTCGTGGCGACGCCAGTGAAGCAACAGCGCGGGGCGGCAACAAGCGCTGCAGCAATCGACGGCTGAGGGTTAGTGGTTATCGATTCGTTCATCCGGACTTCAGGAGCGGCTACGGCGAGATGCTCAGGCAGGCGTCGACTGACGACGATGCACCGCCGCCAGCATGA
- a CDS encoding lytic transglycosylase domain-containing protein — MAEGAARSLLRACRIALLAAAVAMSPAAVAQEQTVDPPLREALIEAVHNSESFDNRYVAQVWLADMSHRLRRQLPDPQERVELLTLVHQESRLAELEPELVLAVIEVESNFNRYAISVAGARGLMQIMPFWLNEIGADGDNLFNVRTNLRFGTTILRHYLDVENGNLTRALARYNGSLGQTWYPERVFRAQAERWYPH; from the coding sequence ATGGCTGAAGGAGCAGCTCGGTCGCTCCTGAGGGCCTGCCGGATCGCCCTGCTGGCGGCCGCGGTGGCGATGTCGCCAGCGGCGGTTGCCCAGGAGCAAACGGTAGACCCACCGCTTCGTGAGGCGTTGATCGAGGCTGTACACAACAGCGAGAGCTTCGATAACCGTTACGTGGCACAGGTATGGCTCGCCGACATGTCCCATCGGCTACGGCGACAGCTACCTGATCCACAGGAGCGCGTCGAACTGCTGACACTGGTTCACCAGGAATCGCGGCTGGCCGAACTCGAACCTGAGCTGGTGCTGGCGGTGATCGAGGTGGAAAGCAATTTCAACCGCTACGCCATCTCCGTTGCCGGCGCTCGCGGGCTCATGCAGATCATGCCGTTCTGGCTGAACGAAATCGGCGCGGACGGCGACAACCTGTTCAACGTCCGCACCAACCTGCGCTTCGGTACCACCATCCTCAGGCATTACCTGGACGTGGAGAACGGCAACCTTACCCGAGCCCTGGCGCGCTACAACGGCAGCCTGGGGCAGACCTGGTATCCGGAGCGCGTATTCAGAGCCCAGGCCGAGCGCTGGTACCCGCACTGA
- a CDS encoding c-type cytochrome produces the protein MRVKNLLIAALAIGLGGVGVAKADFSDADIIAGERLANTCLGCHAVEGLRNAYPSYRVPKIGGQSAEYLYNSLRAYRDGSRSHRTMQAQARHLSDEEMRNISAFFAQER, from the coding sequence ATGAGAGTCAAGAATCTGCTCATCGCTGCGCTGGCCATCGGGCTGGGCGGAGTGGGCGTCGCCAAGGCCGATTTCAGTGATGCCGACATCATCGCCGGGGAACGGCTTGCCAACACCTGTCTCGGCTGCCATGCGGTTGAGGGCTTGCGAAACGCCTATCCGAGTTACCGCGTGCCGAAGATCGGCGGCCAGAGTGCGGAGTACCTGTACAACTCCTTGCGTGCCTATCGTGATGGTAGCCGCTCGCATCGCACCATGCAGGCGCAGGCACGGCATCTGTCGGACGAGGAAATGCGCAACATTTCCGCCTTTTTCGCCCAGGAACGCTAA
- a CDS encoding DUF2069 domain-containing protein yields the protein MMPVARIAHVAMATSLVALAILLGAWIAYLSPPQNEALIAPLLLLLVLPLVVPLRGLLHGRRYTAAWVSLLSLFYFALGVAQIPDPAPVRWLASACTVLSLLLFVSTVAYVRLTRAPKTDINQGQAPGEQRES from the coding sequence ATGATGCCGGTAGCTCGAATCGCACACGTGGCCATGGCCACCAGCCTGGTTGCCCTTGCCATCCTGCTTGGCGCCTGGATAGCCTACCTGAGCCCGCCTCAGAACGAGGCGCTGATTGCACCGCTGTTACTCTTGCTGGTCCTGCCCCTGGTGGTCCCGCTACGGGGGTTGCTCCATGGACGCCGCTATACTGCAGCCTGGGTCAGCCTGCTGAGCCTGTTCTACTTTGCGTTGGGCGTCGCGCAGATTCCCGATCCGGCGCCGGTACGCTGGCTGGCCTCGGCCTGCACGGTACTGTCATTGCTTCTATTCGTATCGACGGTCGCCTACGTGCGGCTGACCCGGGCACCGAAGACGGACATCAACCAAGGCCAAGCACCTGGCGAACAAAGGGAATCGTGA
- the trmH gene encoding tRNA (guanosine(18)-2'-O)-methyltransferase TrmH, with protein sequence MTAERLARMRQVLDRRQPDLTVIMAGVHKEHNVSAVMRTCDAVGVPEVHAMGVHGHLAVKRTAAAGVGRRVPLRHCSDIEQGVADLKAAGYRILGAHLDPQARDFRQEDYCRSVAIMLGREKEGLDPEARAVCDGFIAIPMLGLTESLNVSVAAAVILYEAQRQREQAGLYDSPRLDEATYQRLLFEWMQPKLARYCRERNLPYPALDDDGHVRSLETG encoded by the coding sequence ATGACAGCAGAACGACTTGCCCGTATGCGGCAGGTGCTCGACCGTCGCCAACCTGATCTCACCGTGATCATGGCTGGCGTGCACAAGGAGCATAACGTATCCGCAGTCATGCGCACCTGCGATGCGGTGGGCGTGCCCGAGGTGCATGCCATGGGTGTTCACGGGCATCTCGCGGTGAAGCGCACCGCGGCGGCCGGAGTGGGGCGGCGCGTGCCGCTGCGGCATTGTTCGGATATCGAGCAGGGGGTGGCTGATCTGAAAGCAGCGGGATACCGCATCCTCGGCGCACATCTTGATCCACAGGCCAGGGACTTCCGGCAGGAGGATTACTGTCGCTCGGTGGCCATCATGTTGGGACGGGAGAAGGAGGGGCTCGACCCGGAGGCCCGCGCGGTCTGCGACGGTTTCATCGCGATCCCGATGCTCGGCCTGACCGAATCGCTGAATGTCTCGGTAGCCGCCGCCGTGATCCTTTACGAAGCCCAGCGTCAGCGCGAGCAGGCTGGCCTCTATGACAGTCCCCGGCTTGACGAGGCCACCTATCAGCGACTGCTGTTCGAATGGATGCAGCCCAAGCTGGCCCGGTATTGCCGAGAGCGGAATTTGCCGTATCCCGCCCTGGATGATGACGGCCATGTTCGTAGCCTGGAGACCGGCTGA
- the wrbA gene encoding NAD(P)H:quinone oxidoreductase — MTATILVLYYSRQGSTRLLAEQIARGIEGVDGAESVLRTVPPVSTVCEATEAAVPADGPPYAEKDDLRHCDGLVMGSPTRFGNMAAPMKHFLDGTSDLWMSGSLAGRPAAVFTSTGSLHGGQESTLLSMMLPLLHHGMYIIGLPYTESALMRTREGGTPYGASHWSGAEGDRALGDDEQTLARHLGRRVATAAVQLKRGREA; from the coding sequence ATGACCGCAACCATTCTTGTGCTCTATTACAGCCGCCAGGGCTCCACGAGGCTGCTGGCCGAACAGATTGCCCGTGGTATCGAGGGCGTGGACGGGGCCGAGTCCGTGCTGCGGACCGTGCCACCGGTTTCTACGGTCTGCGAGGCCACGGAAGCAGCGGTACCGGCGGACGGGCCGCCCTATGCCGAGAAGGATGATCTGCGCCACTGCGACGGCCTCGTTATGGGTAGCCCAACCCGCTTCGGTAACATGGCGGCACCGATGAAGCATTTCCTCGACGGCACTTCTGACCTATGGATGTCCGGCTCGCTGGCAGGCCGTCCCGCGGCGGTTTTCACGTCCACCGGCTCGCTGCACGGTGGTCAGGAATCAACCCTCCTCAGCATGATGCTGCCTCTGCTGCATCACGGCATGTACATCATCGGCCTGCCCTATACAGAATCGGCCCTGATGCGGACCCGGGAAGGTGGCACACCCTATGGCGCCAGTCATTGGTCGGGAGCCGAGGGCGACCGGGCCCTGGGCGACGATGAGCAGACACTGGCGCGACATCTGGGCCGGCGCGTCGCCACTGCCGCCGTGCAACTCAAGCGGGGGCGAGAGGCATGA
- a CDS encoding sirohydrochlorin chelatase: MRYLALIAHGSRREASNDEVRRLAQALERRAGDTLGGVRCGFLELAEPSIPDVIGHCVEAGASEVLVMPYFLSAGRHVAEDVPREVAIATKRYPGISIDVMEYLGADAGLLELMLAAVHRRQSTPA; the protein is encoded by the coding sequence ATGCGATACCTGGCGCTCATCGCCCACGGTAGCCGCCGGGAAGCCTCCAATGACGAAGTGCGCCGGCTGGCGCAGGCGCTCGAAAGGCGGGCAGGGGACACACTTGGCGGCGTCCGCTGCGGCTTTCTGGAGTTGGCGGAGCCCTCGATTCCCGATGTCATTGGTCACTGTGTTGAGGCCGGCGCGAGCGAGGTGCTGGTGATGCCCTACTTTCTCTCCGCCGGCCGCCATGTCGCGGAGGACGTTCCCCGGGAAGTGGCGATTGCCACCAAGCGTTACCCAGGCATCTCGATTGACGTGATGGAGTATCTGGGCGCTGATGCCGGGCTGCTGGAGCTCATGCTGGCGGCGGTGCATCGTCGTCAGTCGACGCCTGCCTGA
- a CDS encoding acylphosphatase, producing the protein MHTSCVRCIVSGRVQGVWFRAGAREQAEALGLQGHARNLPDGRVEVLAAGPDDALEQLVVWLWQGTPRARVEAVEQTVMQEVPPSGFRIL; encoded by the coding sequence ATGCACACATCTTGCGTTCGCTGCATTGTTTCGGGTCGCGTGCAGGGCGTCTGGTTCCGGGCAGGGGCTCGGGAGCAGGCCGAGGCGCTTGGACTTCAGGGCCATGCTCGCAATCTGCCCGATGGCCGGGTTGAAGTGCTTGCAGCCGGGCCCGATGACGCCCTTGAGCAACTGGTTGTCTGGCTTTGGCAGGGGACGCCCAGGGCCCGGGTCGAGGCAGTGGAGCAAACCGTCATGCAGGAAGTGCCCCCAAGCGGATTCAGAATCCTGTGA
- a CDS encoding virulence factor BrkB family protein — MQLDRGAILEQGRAGLRELMEFWVYLARRFVRDDCLNSAATLSYTTLLSLVPLMAVSFSVLTAFPVFADLHDRLQAFLFDNLVPATGEVVQDYIQQFASRAAGLTLAGIIGITVSAVLMMGAIDRALNRIWRVEQRRRPVQSFMVYWTVITVGPFLVAISLAATSYVVALTEFTDAVDTGAVGQYVLQATPVVALVLAFTFLYCAVPNRRVPIWHAVLGALFAALLFELAKRGFTLFVTNVPTYQAIYGALATLPIFLIWIYVSWVVVLLGAEFTQAVGGYRRGRTGSLSDPRLALVLAVRLLGDFWRAQQDGRALGRKDLLRLEPDAGDNAIQEALSILERARLVRRTADNRWMMARDPEHFTLLDLYRQHPFSLAELPDALRDRDPWNRALGERMHEAMQGVEGALACPLKDVFTRRDVADTSGPTPVSTETPVPRERRG, encoded by the coding sequence ATGCAACTGGATCGAGGCGCCATACTCGAGCAGGGCCGCGCGGGGTTGCGGGAACTCATGGAGTTCTGGGTCTACCTAGCCCGCCGCTTCGTCCGCGATGACTGCCTGAACAGCGCCGCCACGCTGTCGTATACGACCTTGCTCTCGCTCGTCCCCCTCATGGCTGTGAGCTTTTCGGTGCTGACGGCATTCCCGGTTTTTGCCGACCTGCATGATCGGCTCCAGGCCTTCCTCTTCGACAATCTTGTGCCGGCCACCGGCGAAGTGGTCCAGGACTATATCCAGCAGTTCGCCAGTCGCGCGGCAGGCCTGACCCTGGCCGGTATTATCGGCATCACGGTTTCTGCTGTGCTGATGATGGGCGCCATCGATCGCGCATTGAACAGAATCTGGCGCGTCGAGCAGCGTCGACGGCCGGTGCAGAGTTTCATGGTCTACTGGACGGTCATCACGGTTGGGCCGTTTCTGGTGGCCATCAGTCTCGCTGCCACCTCGTATGTTGTGGCCCTGACCGAGTTCACCGATGCAGTGGATACGGGAGCTGTCGGCCAATACGTCCTGCAGGCCACGCCGGTGGTCGCCCTTGTGCTGGCGTTCACCTTCCTCTATTGCGCGGTACCGAATCGTCGGGTGCCCATCTGGCATGCCGTGCTGGGTGCATTGTTCGCGGCCTTGCTGTTCGAGCTGGCGAAACGGGGCTTCACCCTGTTTGTCACCAATGTTCCCACCTACCAGGCGATCTACGGTGCGCTGGCGACTCTGCCGATCTTCCTGATCTGGATCTATGTATCCTGGGTGGTGGTGCTGCTCGGCGCGGAGTTCACCCAGGCCGTTGGTGGGTACCGGCGGGGCCGGACCGGCTCGCTGAGCGATCCCCGGCTGGCGCTGGTGCTGGCCGTGCGTCTGCTGGGAGATTTCTGGCGCGCACAGCAGGATGGCAGGGCGCTGGGTCGAAAGGATCTCCTGCGCCTTGAGCCGGACGCCGGAGACAATGCCATCCAGGAAGCTCTGAGTATTCTCGAGCGCGCGCGACTGGTTCGGCGAACGGCGGACAATCGCTGGATGATGGCCAGGGATCCGGAACACTTCACACTGCTTGATCTCTACCGGCAGCATCCGTTTTCCCTGGCTGAGTTGCCCGATGCGCTGCGCGACCGTGATCCCTGGAACAGGGCCCTGGGAGAACGGATGCACGAAGCAATGCAGGGTGTCGAGGGTGCACTGGCCTGCCCATTGAAGGACGTCTTCACCCGCCGCGATGTTGCCGATACGTCCGGACCGACGCCGGTGTCTACCGAGACTCCTGTTCCTCGTGAAAGGAGGGGTTGA